In one window of Fimbriimonadia bacterium DNA:
- a CDS encoding isocitrate/isopropylmalate dehydrogenase family protein has translation MARKVTIIPGDGTGPELCAATRHVLEHSGASIEWEEAIAGESALATHGTLLPEQTLESIRRNGVALKGPITTPIGTGFRSVNVALRHELNLYACVRPCKSYKGVRSRYDNVDLVVVRENTEDLYAGVEWPKGSDEANRVIEMSGGKIAAGSAISIKPISEEGSRRIVRYAFEYAVKNGRRKVTAVCKANIMKYTDGLFYEVAREVAKAYEGQVAYTETLVDAMCMQLVMRPEESDVLVMPNLYGDILSDLCAGLVGGLGVAPGANVGDKGALFEATHGSAPKYTGQNKVNPTAMILSGVLMLRHIGETEAADRVERAVAEVIEEGKYVTYDFKPTRDDPTAVGTWEMADAIVRRMQGI, from the coding sequence ATGGCACGAAAAGTAACGATCATTCCGGGGGACGGCACGGGGCCGGAGCTGTGCGCAGCCACTCGCCACGTGCTGGAGCACTCGGGTGCCAGCATCGAGTGGGAAGAGGCGATCGCAGGCGAGTCCGCCTTGGCGACTCACGGGACGCTGTTGCCGGAGCAGACGCTGGAGTCCATCCGGCGGAACGGGGTGGCGCTGAAGGGACCCATCACGACGCCAATCGGCACCGGCTTCCGAAGTGTCAATGTGGCGCTGCGACACGAACTCAACCTGTATGCCTGTGTACGGCCATGCAAGAGCTACAAGGGCGTCCGCAGTCGCTATGACAACGTGGACCTGGTGGTCGTACGGGAGAATACCGAGGACCTGTATGCGGGTGTCGAATGGCCCAAGGGAAGTGACGAGGCCAACCGCGTGATCGAGATGTCGGGAGGGAAGATCGCAGCCGGTTCGGCCATCTCTATCAAGCCGATCTCCGAAGAGGGGTCTCGAAGGATCGTTCGCTACGCCTTCGAGTATGCCGTGAAAAACGGGCGGCGCAAAGTTACGGCGGTGTGCAAGGCCAATATCATGAAGTACACCGACGGGCTGTTCTATGAGGTCGCACGTGAGGTGGCGAAGGCCTACGAAGGGCAAGTGGCGTACACGGAGACCCTCGTGGACGCAATGTGCATGCAGCTCGTAATGCGGCCCGAAGAGTCCGACGTGTTGGTAATGCCGAACCTGTACGGCGACATCCTGAGTGACCTATGTGCCGGTCTCGTTGGGGGCCTAGGCGTCGCGCCGGGTGCCAACGTAGGCGACAAGGGTGCGTTGTTCGAGGCGACGCACGGCTCGGCACCCAAGTACACCGGGCAAAACAAGGTCAACCCGACCGCGATGATCCTGAGCGGCGTCCTGATGCTTCGGCATATCGGCGAGACCGAGGCTGCCGACCGTGTGGAGCGTGCGGTTGCCGAGGTCATCGAAGAGGGGAAGTACGTTACCTACGACTTCAAGCCGACCCGCGATGACCCTACCGCCGTGGGGACATGGGAAATGGCGGACGCCATCGTTCGCCGCATGCAGGGCATTTAG